TTGGTTATAGAGAAGTACTTTCATCAATAGGCATATGTGCATTGCTTAGCTAGGTACTAGGACAGGGCACTTTCTACATATCTATTTTAGTACAGCATAAAAACTTCCACTGCTGTACTAGCTAAGGGGCATGTATCACAGCTGTTTACATGTGACTGACTGTCATTTGAGGCACAAAAATTCAGCATGGGGTTAAGGTGGGGTTTTGGTTCTTTTCCAGTACTACTGAACTCAAAGCTTCCAAGATCATGTGGCAGGCCCCctaaaaattaactttaaaaataatattgggtttctttttatttgccttctggatttttaaatgtttaagagtTACAGTTTTCAGGTTTTTCTCTGCAATGATCAGGGAcaaaaatttacatttttctaTCCCCTCTTAAATGAAAGAAGAGATTGTGGgataatcacctgactccagcagCTAGGGCTTCAAGAAAAACAAATAGCATAACAGTTCGCAACACCACTTCTTTCTGAGGCAAACTGCCAATATATAGGCACAGAGGGTTATATTCTTCTTAGCAGAAATCCAGAACAACGCCCCTGAAATCCAGACTGACGTAGATAGAGCTAAGACCAAATTCCTAGCTCAATTAGTTTTCTTTGAACAAGTCTTCCTTTGACCTTCTTCCACACTGGTTACAAAAGGAGACTAAACCTGTCCATATGTTTAGCAGGCTTCTGATGAATAAATGGCCACACACTTTACAAACCAGCTATATTTATAAACCGTCTATCTTTTTATCCCATGTTAATCGCAGTAGAGAGACTAACTGCTATACATAAAGAGAAACAAGACCCCAACATCCTGTCTCCAGACGGGAAAGTAATGCTAGGTCCAAGAAGAATTGACTGTAAAAATCTAACTCCCCTAATCTGGGATTAATTTTAAGGCCATTTGAAAATTGTATTGCTCCTGCTAAAGGCAGTTACACTCTTCCATTGGAGCATTTAAAAATCTTACTCTGCTGTTGCAACTCTCTTTCATTCCAGTTCTCGTGGCCTGGGTCAGCCCTTGAGAATCTTGGCAAGCCCTCCACTGCGGAAGGAAGGAGCCGTCCTGACGCTGAGCTCTCACCATGTCTCAGGCGGAATTTGAGAAAGCTGCTGCTATGGTCAGGGAAATGAAGGTTCCGATCTCAGAGCAAGAAAAACTGGAGATTTACAGTCTCTACAAACAAGCCACCCTCGGGGACATCAACATTCCCTGCCCTTGTGCAACCGATGTAACAGGCAAAGCCAAATGGGAGGCCTGGAATGGACGCAAAGGGTTGAGCAAGGCCGATGCCATGAAGAATTACATAGCAAAAGCAGAAGAGCTGAAAAAAAAGTATGGAGCATAAAATTAAGCGTTCGTAGATATCAGGTAGCCACGTGCCATTAGCAGAGCTTTTGACCCAGCATCCCTGCTAGGGAGTTTCCTCTCACCCTTAGATCAGGGTAGCGTAGCTGTCAAGCCAATAAAACTAATCAACAACAGTAGAGTGTATGTGGCTGGAAAAAAGTGTGCAGAGTTTGCATGCTCCCCTTTGAGAGCCTATACATGTATGGAAGTTCATTTCAGGATAAGGATAGTCCAGTCATTGTTTATGATTTCTGTTAAACTCTTACCAATACTTAAAGAGGCTTACTTCACAAGCCAGTgtatttgtttaaagaaacacccTCCCTTTGAAAAACACATTATTGTCTGCCAGTGTCGCACTTACCATAGTTAAAAGAGCTGCTCAGGTTTACGGGACAAAGGAACTTGATGGACTGTGTGACTTTGTGCAGTTTCTCCCTTACTAAAATGGGCCCGTGGAATTCAGACAATTAAACAAGAAACCACATTGCCAATATGTAATCCAGGGGTGTGGAGAAGACACACCACAGGTAGCCTTTACAAGGTCCAATGGTGAGCAATCATTAATCCAGAACAGGCCAGGGTGAATCTAGACAGATCTCTCCCTCTctactttaatttctgtttaaccttTTAAGGTTCAGATTCCGTGCTTATGTTCAGTTCTTAAGGAAGCACATCAGTTTAGCAAGCTAAAGCAACTCCATGGCAAACCACTAATTTAGAaaccattctgtctgtctctctcaccggTGCCAGGGTGGGAGGTTGTTACTAGATATATGCAAGTAATTGGATGATGGGGGCTCATTGAGAGGtcagcagctcccactcctcACTTTAAGTTAGTTGCTAGGGCAAAGATTATGATGTCATTAGAATGATGTTGTCAAGGACCAAGAAGCAGATGAATTCCAAGCTGCCATTTGCAGATACAGTACTTGCCCCTCTAAAGAAAACACAGGATTACTTCGAAGTGTATTATTTAGAAAACCTGTGTGCCCTTCACACATGCAGCACCACAAGCAGAGAATTTGGGTCAGGAGGT
This genomic stretch from Gopherus flavomarginatus isolate rGopFla2 chromosome 19, rGopFla2.mat.asm, whole genome shotgun sequence harbors:
- the LOC127037314 gene encoding diazepam-binding inhibitor-like 5 gives rise to the protein MSQAEFEKAAAMVREMKVPISEQEKLEIYSLYKQATLGDINIPCPCATDVTGKAKWEAWNGRKGLSKADAMKNYIAKAEELKKKYGA